One Roseimaritima multifibrata DNA window includes the following coding sequences:
- a CDS encoding transglutaminase family protein translates to MIYEVSHRIRFQYDEPVSIQPLTIRLQPRSDGVQRVRDWNCQLDPAPCSSTSILDVFGNTALQVAFEGLHRELTIQTKSEVEATRTNPFDFVSLDSRVTNLPAFYDLRIGQALAPNLHRQVMDITIGHWAGEISGSVAWQTQPFLLKLCEVIRRDYSSETRYEGAAFSPTKTFAEKRGACRDLAALFMDACRSQGLAARFVSGYVYEPGRTHGSELHAWAEVYLPGGGWRGYDPTLGIAVADAHIPVAAGPEPEWASPTEGCYLGNGDSKIDYQVQVTRNLKPTDSHRN, encoded by the coding sequence ATGATCTATGAAGTCTCCCATCGAATTCGTTTTCAATATGACGAGCCGGTATCGATTCAGCCACTCACCATCCGGTTGCAGCCGCGAAGCGATGGTGTCCAAAGAGTCCGAGACTGGAATTGTCAACTTGACCCTGCTCCTTGTTCATCGACATCGATTCTGGATGTGTTCGGCAACACGGCGTTACAGGTCGCATTCGAGGGCCTTCATCGCGAGCTGACGATCCAGACGAAATCGGAGGTCGAGGCGACACGAACCAATCCATTTGATTTTGTTTCGCTCGATTCAAGAGTAACGAATTTGCCCGCGTTTTATGATCTTCGCATCGGGCAGGCTCTCGCGCCCAACCTCCATCGGCAAGTGATGGATATTACGATCGGACATTGGGCTGGCGAGATTTCCGGAAGCGTTGCTTGGCAAACACAACCGTTCCTCTTGAAGCTCTGCGAAGTTATTCGTCGTGACTACTCATCGGAGACTCGCTACGAGGGAGCGGCGTTTTCGCCGACCAAGACATTTGCTGAAAAACGAGGTGCCTGTCGTGACCTAGCAGCCCTCTTTATGGACGCATGTCGCAGTCAAGGCTTGGCAGCGCGGTTTGTAAGCGGGTACGTCTATGAACCAGGGCGAACTCACGGCTCCGAACTACACGCCTGGGCCGAAGTCTATTTGCCAGGAGGCGGCTGGCGTGGCTACGACCCAACCCTCGGCATCGCTGTCGCCGACGCCCACATCCCGGTCGCCGCCGGCCCCGAGCCTGAGTGGGCTTCCCCAACCGAAGGTTGCTATCTCGGCAATGGTGATTCAAAAATCGACTATCAGGTGCAGGTGACTCGCAACCTGAAACCGACTGATTCTCATCGGAATTGA
- a CDS encoding DUF1559 domain-containing protein, producing the protein MKKHSLKRGFTLVELLVVIAIIGVLVGLLLPAVQAAREAARRMQCSNNLKQLGLALHNYHDTHLTFPGYTQVPGVGGGIGMYSYPAQLKFLPFIEQSPLYDQIRTNSREFYLNAGADSTTQGVQVPGFVCPSDMPYPIVGRLGYNNYVVSAGSNLGWDLTPLTRHNGVFQPQMGTNMSAITDGTSNTIMVAEQLTGDNDDSSYRRETDNVRGLSWSGNESTQQGPITQAQLEAAGAACDANPSSHSSVSGSRYSRGIFTYTVFNTVATPNWRYPGCYKSTSTGAHGSSAGIYPARSRHNGGVNHTLADGSVRMITDTTDLQVYHAMGSRNGNETIPSP; encoded by the coding sequence ATGAAAAAGCATTCCCTCAAGCGAGGTTTTACCCTCGTCGAACTTCTTGTTGTTATCGCGATCATCGGCGTGTTGGTCGGGTTGCTGTTGCCAGCAGTCCAAGCGGCTCGCGAAGCAGCCCGCCGCATGCAGTGCAGCAACAATTTGAAGCAACTTGGATTGGCCCTGCACAACTACCACGACACACACCTTACCTTTCCTGGCTACACCCAAGTGCCGGGCGTGGGAGGTGGCATCGGGATGTACAGCTACCCAGCGCAACTCAAATTCTTGCCTTTCATCGAACAATCTCCACTCTACGACCAGATCAGAACAAACTCTCGCGAGTTTTATCTCAACGCGGGCGCAGACTCTACGACCCAAGGCGTTCAGGTGCCGGGTTTTGTCTGCCCCTCGGACATGCCTTACCCGATTGTCGGTCGCTTGGGATACAATAACTATGTAGTCTCAGCGGGCTCCAACCTCGGGTGGGATCTCACACCATTGACACGACACAACGGCGTGTTCCAACCGCAAATGGGAACCAACATGTCGGCCATTACCGACGGCACGTCCAATACGATCATGGTTGCTGAGCAGCTGACCGGCGACAACGACGACTCATCGTATCGCCGCGAGACGGACAACGTACGCGGGCTCTCTTGGAGCGGCAACGAATCGACTCAGCAGGGACCGATTACGCAAGCTCAACTCGAAGCTGCCGGAGCCGCATGTGACGCCAACCCTAGCAGTCACAGCAGCGTGTCAGGCTCTCGCTATAGCCGCGGAATCTTCACCTACACCGTGTTCAATACCGTCGCGACACCGAACTGGAGATATCCCGGTTGTTACAAAAGCACTAGCACGGGCGCCCACGGCAGTAGCGCTGGCATTTATCCAGCACGCAGTCGTCACAACGGTGGAGTTAACCACACTCTGGCCGATGGATCCGTACGAATGATTACCGACACCACCGACCTGCAAGTCTACCACGCTATGGGAAGCAGGAACGGCAACGAAACCATCCCGTCCCCGTAA
- a CDS encoding alpha/beta hydrolase, translating to MKSILDDPAISGRYLFPQDRTLDDPFLVKTDGAELACYRRIVDPDAFTLIHFHGNGEAVADYVPFMADTFAELRLNSLFVEYRDYGGSTGEAKLVEMLGDGEAAMIAAEIVPQNAILLGRSIGSLYAIELAKRQPNIAGLIIESGIADPSERFLTYANLKSAGFDKTDVQAEVKRYFNHKKKLAGYTKPLLTLHTENDGLIDIAHAERNHKWAGSRQKQLIRFPRGNHNTIFEANEKDYLSAVGSFLKSLHS from the coding sequence GTGAAAAGCATACTGGACGATCCGGCGATCAGCGGTCGCTACTTGTTTCCACAAGATCGCACGCTTGACGATCCTTTCTTGGTCAAAACCGATGGTGCAGAATTGGCGTGCTATCGCAGAATCGTCGATCCTGATGCGTTTACGTTGATTCACTTCCACGGAAACGGGGAAGCGGTTGCGGACTACGTGCCGTTCATGGCAGATACATTCGCTGAACTGAGACTAAACTCCCTGTTCGTCGAGTATCGAGATTATGGCGGTTCGACCGGAGAAGCAAAGCTAGTTGAAATGCTCGGCGATGGCGAAGCAGCAATGATCGCCGCTGAGATTGTCCCGCAAAATGCGATTCTGCTCGGGCGTTCAATCGGATCACTCTATGCCATTGAGTTAGCCAAGCGTCAGCCAAACATTGCCGGTTTGATCATCGAGAGCGGAATTGCCGATCCCTCGGAACGATTTCTGACTTATGCAAACCTAAAGTCGGCAGGATTCGATAAGACGGATGTTCAGGCAGAGGTCAAGCGATACTTCAATCACAAGAAAAAGCTGGCGGGTTACACTAAACCTTTGCTGACTCTTCACACCGAGAATGACGGATTGATCGATATCGCTCACGCCGAACGAAATCACAAATGGGCAGGTTCACGGCAGAAGCAACTTATTCGATTTCCCCGGGGCAATCACAACACGATTTTTGAAGCCAACGAAAAAGACTACTTAAGTGCTGTTGGCAGTTTTTTGAAGAGCTTGCACAGTTGA
- a CDS encoding ABC transporter permease, with amino-acid sequence MLPIIRREFVAILRTRRAAIIQWLLAVCYTAIIVVRWPSDARADLSGANSQNVFGLFAYGLLAVVVLMTPIFPATSIVMERRTGTLALLLNSPLKTPAIYLGKLLGVLGFVVLMIAISLPSAAACYAMGGVDLQDQLVTLYGLLLVVAVQYVAVGLLVSSYAASADSAVRLTYGCVLGLSLITLGPYFLFQSDPGLVSSTVAWVRCLSPIPAVMQIAGQGDIGSLEKMQGWSALGRYVVLAMVSSLGMSMWTVYRLHFRCMDRSRSQGMVTDDKSLGIRAIRRVAFLVDPSRRSGSIGNWSNPVMIKEFRSRRFGRSHWMIRLVMVCAVLSLLIAFSVTAGTVRLELEAVGGPLVMLQVGLLVMFLPSLAAGLISSERESGAWPLLRSTPLSGGAIVRGKLLSVFWTMLLLIASTIPGYLVMLYIQPTVWVQVAQGFVCLILAGLLALMISATAGSIFRRTAAATTAAYICVLTLFGGSLLVWLARDAPFGFKTVENVLILNPMAAALSVFRIPGFAAYHLLPYSWYVSAALIVAMYFAMRLQVQRLTRPE; translated from the coding sequence ATGCTTCCGATCATTCGACGAGAATTTGTTGCCATTCTGAGGACCCGTCGGGCCGCGATCATTCAGTGGCTACTGGCGGTTTGCTACACGGCCATCATCGTGGTCCGTTGGCCCAGTGACGCGCGTGCGGACCTTTCGGGCGCAAATTCGCAGAACGTGTTCGGCTTGTTCGCTTACGGTTTATTGGCCGTCGTGGTGTTGATGACGCCGATCTTCCCTGCCACCTCGATCGTCATGGAACGACGGACAGGGACGCTGGCTTTGCTGCTTAATTCACCGCTCAAAACCCCAGCCATCTACCTTGGCAAACTACTGGGGGTGCTGGGATTTGTAGTGCTAATGATCGCCATCTCGCTACCGTCGGCCGCCGCCTGTTACGCGATGGGCGGCGTTGACCTCCAAGATCAACTGGTAACGTTGTACGGTCTCTTGCTGGTTGTCGCCGTGCAGTACGTAGCGGTTGGGTTACTGGTCAGCAGTTATGCGGCAAGCGCCGATTCCGCTGTGCGACTGACCTATGGCTGCGTGCTAGGATTGTCCCTTATCACGCTGGGGCCGTACTTTTTGTTCCAGTCCGATCCGGGGCTGGTTTCCTCGACGGTCGCCTGGGTTCGCTGTCTATCACCGATTCCGGCTGTCATGCAAATCGCTGGCCAGGGGGATATCGGTTCGCTGGAAAAGATGCAGGGCTGGAGTGCGCTCGGTCGCTATGTTGTGCTGGCGATGGTCTCCTCATTGGGGATGTCGATGTGGACGGTATATCGCTTGCATTTTCGTTGCATGGACCGCAGTCGCAGTCAGGGGATGGTCACCGATGACAAGAGTCTAGGGATTCGGGCGATCCGTCGTGTCGCTTTCTTGGTCGACCCCAGTCGCCGCAGTGGCAGCATCGGAAATTGGAGTAACCCGGTGATGATCAAAGAGTTCCGCTCACGACGTTTCGGGCGGTCCCACTGGATGATTCGGCTGGTGATGGTCTGTGCTGTGCTTTCGCTGTTGATCGCGTTCTCAGTGACCGCCGGCACGGTCAGGCTGGAACTGGAAGCCGTGGGAGGGCCGCTAGTGATGCTGCAAGTGGGACTGCTGGTAATGTTCTTGCCCAGCTTGGCAGCGGGCTTGATCAGCAGCGAACGGGAAAGCGGTGCTTGGCCATTGCTCCGCAGTACGCCCCTATCAGGCGGAGCGATCGTGCGGGGAAAATTGCTGAGCGTGTTTTGGACCATGCTTTTGCTAATCGCCTCCACAATCCCCGGCTATCTGGTGATGCTATACATCCAGCCCACGGTCTGGGTGCAAGTCGCCCAAGGGTTTGTCTGTTTGATCCTGGCGGGGTTGTTGGCGCTGATGATCAGTGCAACGGCCGGCAGTATTTTCAGGCGTACCGCCGCGGCCACCACGGCTGCCTATATCTGTGTGCTCACACTTTTTGGTGGTTCGCTGCTGGTATGGCTGGCTCGCGATGCACCGTTTGGATTTAAAACGGTTGAAAACGTATTGATCCTAAACCCCATGGCTGCCGCATTGAGTGTTTTTCGCATTCCCGGGTTCGCTGCTTACCATCTGCTACCGTACTCCTGGTACGTGTCCGCGGCATTAATCGTTGCCATGTATTTTGCCATGCGTCTGCAAGTCCAACGTTTGACAAGGCCCGAATGA
- a CDS encoding esterase/lipase family protein, whose product MAPLGAACWYDWLAKTSEQCQDPIDDFELARLQASIRPTQSSSVSLGEQAFAVGERLHANHDPRAVDYWARSIAWMDDARRQNSDVPPSRSCRTSRVRQSAWIRILSCGKAYGRLDPTSHLLVNGISGTCRIPVAHQGFAWKSNDFDRLLVFEPPTGEMGNVRGRGIPLVVLTQSKSPGLMQNQRCDCSSSDGQHSASCDKFLLSQTPFAATALIHLPISLFEETIACDEVCSGNVDVATVTLVNPLTVNPMGGDVQIAQSPAMPLLYARQASQYNPIAAFIRGDNGVDRPELRFLEPYQTDKIPLILVHGLVSDPATFLEMADAVRADPLLRTRYQIWVFRYPTGDDFLKSAAALRQKLAEAFACQSAGAVECELPATDHPSQRAVIVGHSLGGLLSKLQVTNSGDRLWRAVSSKPLDQLQGTPQDIADLQKSFFFNASPHIGRVVYIATPHKGSPWASRGIGRLASLLARGKASDGRDYEEVVAANPGVFSDSFSGTVQSSVQLLRPSSSLLQALAATPSSPDVIVNSIIGEHCRLPRAGQSDVVVPVDSAYREEAETTTVVDATHTSILRSSTAQYTLLKILTEHLAAPGTNCEPDEHPRRQYLSLPAEVQPPNLIPAPIRLSI is encoded by the coding sequence GTGGCTCCTCTAGGGGCGGCTTGCTGGTACGATTGGCTTGCAAAGACAAGCGAACAGTGCCAGGACCCAATTGACGATTTTGAACTTGCTCGATTGCAAGCTTCGATTCGACCGACTCAATCCTCTTCGGTCTCTTTGGGTGAGCAAGCATTTGCAGTAGGGGAACGCCTGCACGCCAATCACGACCCGCGGGCTGTCGACTACTGGGCGCGATCGATCGCTTGGATGGACGACGCACGACGACAAAACAGCGACGTGCCCCCTTCGCGCTCATGCCGAACGTCACGCGTTCGCCAGAGTGCATGGATTCGAATTTTATCATGTGGGAAGGCCTATGGCCGGCTCGATCCAACATCGCATTTGCTGGTAAATGGTATTTCAGGAACCTGTCGCATTCCGGTCGCCCATCAAGGGTTCGCTTGGAAATCCAACGACTTTGATCGTTTGCTTGTGTTCGAACCTCCCACGGGTGAAATGGGGAACGTTCGTGGGCGAGGGATCCCGTTGGTCGTTCTAACTCAGAGCAAATCACCTGGGCTGATGCAGAATCAGCGGTGTGATTGCAGCTCTTCGGATGGGCAACATTCGGCCAGTTGCGATAAGTTCTTGCTGTCGCAAACTCCGTTTGCAGCCACGGCGTTGATCCATTTGCCGATTTCGCTATTTGAGGAAACGATTGCTTGCGACGAAGTCTGTTCAGGCAACGTCGATGTTGCCACCGTGACGCTCGTCAATCCGCTTACGGTCAATCCGATGGGCGGCGACGTCCAGATCGCGCAGAGTCCTGCGATGCCGCTGCTCTATGCTCGGCAAGCCAGTCAGTACAATCCCATCGCAGCATTCATCCGCGGTGACAATGGCGTCGATCGTCCAGAGCTGCGTTTTCTTGAGCCCTACCAAACCGACAAAATTCCGCTGATTTTGGTCCACGGCCTGGTCTCGGATCCAGCGACGTTTCTTGAAATGGCGGATGCGGTTCGCGCCGATCCGTTGTTACGGACGCGCTACCAAATTTGGGTTTTTAGATACCCCACCGGTGACGACTTCTTAAAGTCGGCGGCCGCCCTTCGCCAGAAGCTTGCTGAGGCGTTTGCATGTCAAAGTGCTGGGGCTGTGGAATGCGAGTTGCCCGCCACAGATCATCCATCGCAGCGCGCCGTGATCGTCGGTCACAGCCTGGGGGGCTTGTTGTCCAAGCTGCAGGTTACCAACAGTGGCGATCGATTGTGGCGTGCCGTTTCCAGTAAGCCGCTGGATCAGTTGCAGGGGACGCCACAAGACATTGCCGACCTTCAGAAATCTTTCTTTTTCAATGCCAGTCCGCATATCGGACGTGTTGTTTACATCGCGACACCGCATAAAGGCTCCCCCTGGGCGTCTCGAGGTATCGGCCGCTTGGCATCACTCTTAGCCCGCGGAAAGGCGAGCGATGGACGCGACTACGAAGAAGTCGTAGCGGCCAACCCCGGCGTATTCTCGGACTCGTTTTCTGGGACAGTGCAGTCCAGTGTGCAGTTGTTGCGTCCGAGCAGTTCATTGCTGCAGGCGCTTGCAGCGACTCCTTCCTCACCCGATGTCATCGTCAATTCAATCATCGGTGAACATTGTCGCTTGCCCCGCGCCGGTCAGTCCGATGTCGTTGTGCCAGTCGACAGCGCTTATCGCGAAGAAGCGGAAACGACCACGGTCGTCGATGCAACGCATACCTCAATCCTGCGTTCCAGCACAGCGCAGTACACGCTGCTGAAGATCTTGACCGAGCATCTTGCGGCGCCAGGCACGAATTGTGAACCGGACGAACATCCCCGCCGCCAATACTTGTCGTTGCCAGCGGAAGTCCAGCCCCCAAACCTCATTCCAGCTCCAATCCGCCTGTCAATTTAA
- a CDS encoding HEAT repeat domain-containing protein, with protein sequence MKVTVSRVMAWLTWATIWMCLALPCRAADDQSSNDPIVSPRYLEQPKIELKKPQIRWSPDLQNSWMQSLLLDEIDLKREASDALTLAQSLGMQALPEFRDVLWQIIDDDNTPVSCRVSAAQAYIAMGKPPANDELSAAVVRWPTALAIVLEPALAAWDSHLMRDIWLQRVQSDQADPALLRVAVEALGTVRDPASETALTALLQSSHQPFSLRMVAARSLSRLPGPHRVDLARAMLDAPLSAPMQWLLGVQLLGEEQSDEAIQLLERFADLDAPAVAGEALRQLLQVAPQKVIARAKQNIDDRDANIRAVTVDALITTGTLANIELLARALQDPVLTTRRTARDGLLQFASEEALTPEVVQKATTVLDSNDWRGIEQALILLTKLQQRDARQRLFQLLEHDRGEVMETAAWSIKELAQPDWSEQSLAALRKHLQNLTDAPTAAKLDALIHLVETMGVLRMPESLELLRTFVPKNSPFSPSVRGAAVWAIGEILQGQPNADVVSELQSRLNDNSPTLPESEIVRGMAAVSLGKMQSKASLQHLIRWRDSEQLNSFIGRRSAWAIFKITGDPIGKARTPTTNLRGWSVQPLK encoded by the coding sequence ATGAAAGTTACTGTATCCCGAGTGATGGCGTGGCTGACTTGGGCAACCATCTGGATGTGCTTGGCGCTGCCGTGCCGTGCCGCGGACGATCAATCCTCAAACGATCCGATCGTTTCCCCTCGCTATCTTGAACAACCGAAGATTGAATTAAAAAAGCCTCAAATCCGCTGGTCGCCAGACTTACAAAACAGTTGGATGCAATCTCTGTTACTAGATGAAATCGACCTTAAACGTGAAGCCTCCGACGCGTTAACGCTAGCCCAATCGCTGGGCATGCAGGCATTGCCTGAATTCCGTGACGTGCTGTGGCAAATCATCGACGATGACAACACTCCAGTCAGTTGTCGCGTGTCGGCCGCTCAAGCCTACATCGCAATGGGGAAACCTCCAGCGAACGACGAACTATCAGCGGCCGTTGTCCGCTGGCCAACTGCGTTGGCAATCGTGCTGGAGCCCGCGTTGGCAGCGTGGGATAGCCACTTGATGCGAGACATTTGGCTGCAACGCGTGCAATCCGACCAAGCAGATCCGGCATTGCTACGAGTGGCGGTGGAAGCGTTGGGCACGGTTCGTGACCCCGCGTCCGAAACGGCGCTGACAGCACTGCTACAGTCTTCCCATCAGCCCTTCAGTTTAAGAATGGTCGCGGCACGATCCTTATCGAGGTTGCCCGGACCCCACCGAGTCGATCTGGCTCGAGCGATGCTAGACGCCCCCTTGTCCGCTCCGATGCAATGGCTGTTGGGAGTGCAGTTGCTGGGCGAAGAACAGTCCGACGAAGCGATTCAATTGCTGGAACGCTTTGCGGATCTGGATGCTCCAGCGGTCGCGGGCGAAGCTTTACGCCAATTACTGCAAGTGGCCCCGCAGAAAGTGATCGCCAGAGCAAAGCAGAACATCGACGATCGCGACGCGAATATTCGGGCGGTGACGGTCGACGCGTTGATAACGACAGGCACACTCGCAAACATTGAATTACTAGCTCGAGCGTTACAAGACCCTGTGTTAACGACTCGCCGCACCGCCCGCGATGGGCTGCTTCAGTTCGCCAGCGAAGAAGCCCTGACGCCAGAAGTTGTACAAAAAGCCACAACCGTGCTAGACAGCAACGATTGGCGCGGTATCGAGCAGGCTCTGATCCTGCTAACAAAATTACAACAACGCGATGCACGGCAGCGACTGTTTCAGCTGCTTGAGCACGATCGCGGTGAAGTCATGGAGACGGCCGCGTGGAGCATTAAGGAGTTAGCACAGCCAGACTGGAGTGAACAAAGTTTGGCAGCGTTGCGGAAACATTTGCAAAACCTTACCGACGCCCCCACGGCAGCCAAATTGGATGCGTTGATACACTTGGTGGAAACCATGGGGGTGCTGCGAATGCCGGAATCCTTAGAGTTGCTGCGGACATTTGTTCCCAAAAATTCGCCGTTTTCGCCTTCGGTTCGCGGTGCAGCGGTGTGGGCAATTGGTGAAATTTTGCAGGGTCAGCCCAATGCGGATGTAGTATCCGAATTGCAGTCACGCCTGAACGACAACAGCCCCACCCTGCCAGAGAGCGAAATCGTTCGCGGCATGGCGGCCGTCTCTTTGGGGAAAATGCAGTCCAAGGCCTCGTTGCAGCATCTAATCAGATGGAGGGACTCGGAGCAGCTAAATTCGTTTATCGGCCGACGCTCGGCCTGGGCGATTTTCAAGATAACCGGCGACCCGATCGGCAAAGCCCGCACGCCCACCACCAACCTCCGAGGCTGGTCTGTGCAACCACTCAAGTGA
- a CDS encoding DUF3302 domain-containing protein, translating into MEIDKFDIMAFAVLGTFVVIGLVAIVTIGALPGKIAAKRGHPQASAINAASWMSLATLGALWPLAFVWAFLHQQGSERSVKEEAPE; encoded by the coding sequence ATGGAAATCGATAAATTTGACATCATGGCTTTCGCCGTCCTGGGAACATTTGTAGTCATCGGGCTTGTTGCGATCGTGACGATCGGCGCCCTTCCAGGAAAGATCGCAGCGAAACGAGGGCATCCTCAAGCCAGCGCAATCAATGCGGCCTCCTGGATGAGCCTGGCGACTCTCGGAGCACTATGGCCACTCGCTTTTGTATGGGCTTTTCTGCATCAACAGGGAAGTGAACGTTCCGTTAAGGAAGAAGCACCTGAATGA
- a CDS encoding glycerophosphodiester phosphodiesterase, protein MTNFRACLELRLGFEFDIEKTKDNQLVCIHDDTVDRTTSGTGKVADLTLAEIRSLDAGSWFDAKFAGEKVPTIDEVLSLVAEYQHHDVLIAVDLKAEGIEQNIIRMAEKHKVLHRLLFIGKTISEPRVREKLKMASVKAETAVVANNIDEFPKALAAMNTDWIYFRYLPPKKQLEAVRSEGKRSFIAGVTVSGNVPDNWKQAVDVGINGILTDYPLELAATLRKDQ, encoded by the coding sequence CTGACAAATTTCCGAGCGTGCCTCGAACTTCGGCTGGGTTTCGAGTTTGACATAGAGAAGACGAAGGACAACCAGTTGGTCTGCATTCACGATGACACCGTTGATCGAACGACCAGCGGCACTGGCAAGGTCGCTGACTTAACACTTGCAGAAATCCGCAGCCTTGATGCCGGAAGTTGGTTTGACGCCAAGTTCGCCGGGGAAAAAGTCCCGACCATTGACGAAGTCCTAAGCCTAGTTGCTGAGTACCAACATCACGATGTCCTGATCGCAGTTGACCTAAAAGCAGAAGGCATCGAACAGAACATAATACGGATGGCAGAGAAGCATAAGGTACTTCACCGATTGCTGTTCATCGGCAAAACGATTTCTGAACCGCGGGTCCGAGAGAAACTCAAAATGGCATCCGTGAAAGCGGAAACCGCAGTCGTCGCAAACAACATCGACGAATTTCCAAAAGCTTTGGCTGCAATGAATACCGATTGGATTTACTTCCGATACCTCCCTCCGAAAAAACAATTGGAAGCCGTTCGCAGTGAAGGAAAGCGATCATTCATCGCAGGAGTAACAGTAAGCGGGAACGTTCCTGACAACTGGAAACAAGCAGTCGATGTCGGAATCAACGGCATCCTGACCGACTATCCGCTTGAGCTAGCCGCAACGCTGAGAAAAGATCAATAA
- a CDS encoding HlyD family secretion protein, giving the protein MIAFITLIYTAFVVVVFIVFKVKPRPYPVALTVAAGVLMIGAVVVLWVPSAPISSQAIVSRYVVQLVPWVKGQVTSIPAQPNVPLKKGDVLYNIDSTPYQLSLDLASSQLKAGESNVLQLEAAVKVAQAGIEKANADIAQAKASLDVAMSIDKLNPAAIAKLKLEEARNQYSASKAGLASAEAGLTQAQIAVTAANDSVNGLRSQVEIAEFNLQQCTVKAPADGFITNWQIRPGTFVTSIPLAAAGTFIDTSQTGIVASYPANQLMYVKPGQQVEMVFKSRPGYLFRGTVDTIIDATGEGQFETGGKLPSAASIGSAGFLAVRFKMENPTDADSLPMGTPGAVAIYTDHGQPFAMISKVTIRLKKWLYFLPIP; this is encoded by the coding sequence ATGATCGCCTTCATAACTTTGATTTACACGGCCTTCGTTGTTGTCGTGTTCATCGTCTTTAAAGTAAAGCCGCGTCCGTACCCTGTTGCGCTCACTGTCGCTGCCGGAGTGCTGATGATCGGAGCCGTCGTGGTCCTGTGGGTACCGTCCGCCCCGATTTCATCGCAAGCCATTGTTTCGCGTTATGTGGTGCAGTTGGTGCCTTGGGTCAAAGGACAAGTCACCAGTATCCCCGCACAGCCTAACGTCCCACTCAAAAAGGGGGACGTGCTGTACAACATCGATTCGACGCCATACCAGCTCTCGCTGGACCTTGCCAGTTCTCAGCTAAAAGCGGGTGAAAGCAACGTGCTGCAACTGGAAGCTGCGGTGAAGGTTGCACAAGCAGGCATCGAAAAAGCGAATGCGGACATAGCTCAAGCCAAAGCCAGCTTGGATGTCGCCATGAGCATTGACAAACTGAATCCAGCTGCAATCGCCAAACTAAAACTGGAAGAAGCACGCAACCAGTATTCAGCGTCCAAGGCAGGACTAGCATCTGCAGAGGCAGGACTGACTCAGGCTCAAATCGCAGTCACCGCTGCCAATGACAGCGTCAATGGACTGCGATCTCAAGTCGAAATCGCTGAGTTCAATTTGCAGCAGTGCACCGTCAAAGCCCCCGCCGACGGTTTCATCACCAACTGGCAAATTCGACCTGGCACTTTCGTCACGTCGATCCCCTTGGCTGCGGCGGGAACGTTCATCGATACTTCCCAAACAGGCATCGTTGCTTCTTACCCAGCAAATCAATTGATGTACGTCAAACCAGGACAGCAAGTTGAAATGGTTTTCAAAAGCCGCCCTGGATACCTGTTCCGGGGAACGGTTGACACGATCATCGATGCAACGGGCGAAGGTCAATTTGAAACAGGCGGAAAACTTCCGTCGGCCGCTTCGATTGGATCGGCCGGATTTCTAGCGGTCCGCTTCAAAATGGAAAACCCAACCGACGCGGACTCGTTGCCGATGGGGACTCCAGGGGCGGTCGCGATCTATACCGATCACGGACAACCTTTCGCAATGATCAGCAAAGTGACCATCCGACTGAAGAAATGGCTCTACTTTTTGCCAATTCCGTAA
- a CDS encoding transposase — translation MPRPLRSDVAGQIYHALNRGNKRQTVFHKAEDYEAFERVIAEGLANHPVDMLSYCWMPNHWHMVLVPQEDGAMGRFLHWVTMTHSARHHAHFQTTGTGHVYQGRFKSFPIQDDEHFFVVCRYVERNAYAAGLCETAEAWRWGSLWNWATGRSPISLAKWPVPRLPNWIQRVNQAIGEKERKQLLRCIERGQPFGESGWVESTARSLNLESTLRNRGRPKKIIQIKK, via the coding sequence GTGCCACGCCCGCTCCGCTCTGATGTTGCTGGACAGATTTATCATGCTTTGAATCGCGGCAACAAGCGACAAACGGTTTTTCACAAAGCCGAAGATTACGAAGCGTTCGAGAGAGTCATTGCTGAAGGGCTTGCGAATCATCCGGTTGACATGCTGAGTTATTGTTGGATGCCCAATCATTGGCACATGGTTCTTGTCCCACAAGAAGACGGTGCAATGGGCCGGTTCCTGCACTGGGTTACCATGACGCACTCTGCGCGGCACCACGCACATTTTCAGACAACCGGCACAGGGCATGTGTACCAAGGTCGATTCAAAAGTTTCCCCATTCAGGACGATGAACATTTTTTCGTGGTCTGTCGTTATGTTGAGCGAAATGCATATGCAGCGGGATTGTGTGAGACGGCCGAAGCATGGAGATGGGGAAGTCTGTGGAATTGGGCCACCGGCCGGAGTCCGATTTCGTTGGCGAAATGGCCGGTTCCGCGACTGCCAAACTGGATTCAACGTGTCAATCAAGCCATCGGAGAGAAGGAACGGAAGCAACTCTTGCGATGTATTGAGCGAGGCCAACCGTTTGGGGAGTCAGGTTGGGTCGAATCGACCGCTCGTAGCCTCAATTTAGAATCCACGCTTCGGAATCGGGGGCGACCGAAAAAAATTATCCAAATCAAGAAATAG